A window of Malaclemys terrapin pileata isolate rMalTer1 chromosome 14, rMalTer1.hap1, whole genome shotgun sequence contains these coding sequences:
- the PRSS54 gene encoding inactive serine protease 54 isoform X2, producing MQRRPGRTLAAGERGPSLCQGSKTRGLVLLWLYISRSPAAGCGIQRNVTPSNSMQAFAAGGEFPWVVSIQDLQHNHLAFGSILSEHWILSAASSFQTRRPAFAEVGITDRNMQRKPQPQYSISTIIPHQDFNAITLDKNIALLKMATPIEFSDVVQPICFPGRNLTAATLENCWVSGWLHPTAGRRTAASFLRKLSVVDVDPCPLKRIVTTECSSHRDSDNVTGCLGDPGNPVMCQAKGTGDWVLNGVLSQGGMRCYGPFLYTKVAYYSDWISATTADAGVPVYPTFARGRSAFQAPTEDLGGSFESAEKVFRSSVIAEAGSDHGQAKQRPKDIQPAQEGLARAYSKSDPVYYDYYSGETLPISQGTLHLPQILTEMSAVFLLLGLLFY from the exons ATGCAGAGGAGACCGGGGCGAACGCTGGCAGCGGGGGAAAG GGGTCCATCGCTTTGCCAGGGCAGCAAGACGAGAGGCCTGGTGCTGCTGTGGCTGTACATTTCACGCTCCCCGGCAGCTG GATGTGGTATACAGAGGAACGTGACACCATCTAATTCAATGCAGGCATTTGCAGCTGGGGGGGAATTCCCCTGGGTGGTGTCGATACAGGACCTACAACACAACCACCTGGCCTTTGGCTCCATCCTGAGCGAGCACTGGATCCTGAGTGCTGCATCCAGTTTTCAGACAAG GCGTCCGGCTTTCGCCGAGGTTGGTATAACAGATCGGAACATGCAGAggaagccccagccccagtacTCAATCAGCACCATCATTCCCCACCAAGACTTCAACGCAATCACACTGGACAAGAACATTGCCCTGCTGAAGATGGCCACCCCCATAGAGTTCAGTGATGTTGTTCAGCCCATCTGCTTCCCCGGCAGGAACCTCACCGCAGCCACCCTGGAGAACTGCTGGGTGTCAGGGTGGCTTCACCCCACCGCAG GACGACGCACAGCAGCGAGCTTTCTAAGGAAGCTCTCAGTAGTGGATGTGGATCCCTGCCCCTTGAAGAGAATCGTTACGACCGAGTGCAGCAGCCACCGGGACTCCGATAACGTGACTGGATGTTTG GGGGACCCCGGGAACCCAGTCATGTGCCAGGCTAAGGGAACTGGAGACTGGGTTCTGAATGGAGTGCTGAGTCAGGGCGGCATGAGATGCTATGGACCATTTCTCTACACCAAAGTGGCCTATTACAGCGACTGGATTTCAGCCACAACAGCTGACGCAGGAGTCCCCGTATATCCCACGTTTGCCAGAGGGCGCTCCGCTTTCCAAGCTCCGACTGAGGATTTGGGGGGGTCGTTTGAGTCAGCAGAGAAGGTGTTTCGATCCTCAGTCATCGCAGAAGCTGGGTCTGACCATGGCCAAGCCAAGCAGCGACCGAAGGACATCCAGCCCGCCCAGGAAGGGCTAGCCAGGGCTTACAGCAAGTCTGACCCAGTGTACTATGACTACTACAGTGGGGAAACGCTCCCCATTTCTCAGGGGACCTTACATCTGCCGCAGATCCTCACGGAAATGAGCGCTGTTTTCCTTCTGCTCGGGCTCCTGTTTTACTAG
- the PRSS54 gene encoding inactive serine protease 54 isoform X1, with amino-acid sequence MQYQNPASTRGALLLGSAQTNSDFRERVTNLLPGQSSCREENDAEETGANAGSGGKAFAAGGEFPWVVSIQDLQHNHLAFGSILSEHWILSAASSFQTRRPAFAEVGITDRNMQRKPQPQYSISTIIPHQDFNAITLDKNIALLKMATPIEFSDVVQPICFPGRNLTAATLENCWVSGWLHPTAGRRTAASFLRKLSVVDVDPCPLKRIVTTECSSHRDSDNVTGCLGDPGNPVMCQAKGTGDWVLNGVLSQGGMRCYGPFLYTKVAYYSDWISATTADAGVPVYPTFARGRSAFQAPTEDLGGSFESAEKVFRSSVIAEAGSDHGQAKQRPKDIQPAQEGLARAYSKSDPVYYDYYSGETLPISQGTLHLPQILTEMSAVFLLLGLLFY; translated from the exons ATGCAGTATCAGAACCCTGCCAGCACACGCGGTGCCCTGCTCCTTGGCTCGGCCCAGACGAACAGTGACTTCAGGGAGCGAGTGACGAACCTTCTCCCTGGGCAAAGCAGCTGCAGAGAGGAGAACGATGCAGAGGAGACCGGGGCGAACGCTGGCAGCGGGGGAAAG GCATTTGCAGCTGGGGGGGAATTCCCCTGGGTGGTGTCGATACAGGACCTACAACACAACCACCTGGCCTTTGGCTCCATCCTGAGCGAGCACTGGATCCTGAGTGCTGCATCCAGTTTTCAGACAAG GCGTCCGGCTTTCGCCGAGGTTGGTATAACAGATCGGAACATGCAGAggaagccccagccccagtacTCAATCAGCACCATCATTCCCCACCAAGACTTCAACGCAATCACACTGGACAAGAACATTGCCCTGCTGAAGATGGCCACCCCCATAGAGTTCAGTGATGTTGTTCAGCCCATCTGCTTCCCCGGCAGGAACCTCACCGCAGCCACCCTGGAGAACTGCTGGGTGTCAGGGTGGCTTCACCCCACCGCAG GACGACGCACAGCAGCGAGCTTTCTAAGGAAGCTCTCAGTAGTGGATGTGGATCCCTGCCCCTTGAAGAGAATCGTTACGACCGAGTGCAGCAGCCACCGGGACTCCGATAACGTGACTGGATGTTTG GGGGACCCCGGGAACCCAGTCATGTGCCAGGCTAAGGGAACTGGAGACTGGGTTCTGAATGGAGTGCTGAGTCAGGGCGGCATGAGATGCTATGGACCATTTCTCTACACCAAAGTGGCCTATTACAGCGACTGGATTTCAGCCACAACAGCTGACGCAGGAGTCCCCGTATATCCCACGTTTGCCAGAGGGCGCTCCGCTTTCCAAGCTCCGACTGAGGATTTGGGGGGGTCGTTTGAGTCAGCAGAGAAGGTGTTTCGATCCTCAGTCATCGCAGAAGCTGGGTCTGACCATGGCCAAGCCAAGCAGCGACCGAAGGACATCCAGCCCGCCCAGGAAGGGCTAGCCAGGGCTTACAGCAAGTCTGACCCAGTGTACTATGACTACTACAGTGGGGAAACGCTCCCCATTTCTCAGGGGACCTTACATCTGCCGCAGATCCTCACGGAAATGAGCGCTGTTTTCCTTCTGCTCGGGCTCCTGTTTTACTAG